The segment TTTCGCGATCACCTTCGTATTTGGCGTGGGTGCCGACAATCCGGTCGCCGACAATGGCAATGTCGGTTTCAGTTACTTTGCCGGTGATGACATCAAGCAATCTGACATTGCGCAGGACCAGATCGGCCTTGATCCTGCCCTGACCGGCCATAATGCATTTGCCAAGATGGGTGTGGGCAAGGTCGGGATTGCTCATGACTATCGTCCTTCATTCTTTGAAATTCTTTTATCGACCAAGGGTAAAGCATGTGGCGGCGATACGCCCTGAATTTTTTAACCTCTTTCGCTTTGAAACAGTGTTTGTGAATCGGCAATTGTGGTTCGCGGGGCTTGGCCCTTGACCGGGCGGTTGTGCGTGCTAACTCTTGATCGAATGCATTGGATGAAAATCTAGGGATTATTTATGAGCGAACAATCGCAGCCGAGCTGGCATGGCACGACGATTCTGTCAGTGCGCAAGGGCAATGAAGTGGTGGTTGCCGGTGATGGTCAGGTTTCTTTGGGCCAGACCGTAATCAAGGGTAACGCCCGCAAGGTGCGCCGCATCGGCCAGAAAGGCGAGATCATCGTCGGATTTGCCGGGGCAACGGCGGATGCCTTTACCCTTTTGGAACGTCTTGAAGCCAAGCTGGATCGTCATCCGGGCCAGACCATGCGCGCCTGTGTTGAACTGGCCAAGGATTGGCGCACGGATCGTTATCTGCGCAAGCTTGAAGCAATGATGGCGGTGGCCGACAAGGATGTTTCGCTGGTGCTGACCGGGATGGGTGATGTGCTTGAACCCGAAGACGGCATTATTGCCATCGGATCGGGCGGGAACTATGCGCTTGCCGCCGCACGGGCTCTGATTGATCTGGACCTGAGTGCCGAGGAAATTGCCCGCAAAGCCATGGCGATTGCCGGTGATATCTGTGTTTACACCAATGACAGCGTCACGCTGGAAAAGATCGAGGATGCGAAATAAGGGTGCCGTTTCGGGCCTGACATCGCATTTCCGTCGCAAGAACTAACGGATAAATTTAATGACCCAACATTTCAGCCCGCGCGAGATCGTTTCCGAACTGGATCGCCATATTATCGGTCAGAAAGATGCCAAGCGCGCGGTCGCCATTGCCTTGCGCAACCGCTGGCGGCGTCAACAACTTGACGACAATATGCGCAATGAAGTGCTGCCCAAAAACATTCTGATGATCGGCCCGACCGGCGTCGGTAAAACCGAAATTGCCCGGCGTCTTGCGAAACTGGCAGAAGCCCCGTTTATCAAGATCGAAGCCACCAAATTCACCGAAGTCGGTTATGTCGGCCGTGATGTCGAACAGATCGTTCGCGACCTTCTGGAAGTGTCGTTGGACCTTACGCGCGAAAGCATGCGTAAGAAAGTCCGTGCCAAGGCGGAAATGCAAGCCGAAGAACGCATTCTGGATGGTCTGGTTGGTGAAAATGCATCGGCCGATACCCGCCAGAAATTCCGCAAGATGCTGCGCGAAGGCGAATTGCAGGACAAGGAGATTGAAATCCATGTCCAGGAAAGCAGTTCATCCTCGTTGCCGACCATCGATATTCCGGGGATGCCG is part of the Thalassospira lucentensis genome and harbors:
- the hslV gene encoding ATP-dependent protease subunit HslV; its protein translation is MSEQSQPSWHGTTILSVRKGNEVVVAGDGQVSLGQTVIKGNARKVRRIGQKGEIIVGFAGATADAFTLLERLEAKLDRHPGQTMRACVELAKDWRTDRYLRKLEAMMAVADKDVSLVLTGMGDVLEPEDGIIAIGSGGNYALAAARALIDLDLSAEEIARKAMAIAGDICVYTNDSVTLEKIEDAK